The region acacacacacacacacaaacacacacacacacacacacagacatatatatttatatatatatatatatatatatatatatatatattcatatatatatatatatatatatatatatatatatatatatatatatatatataatgtatatatatatatacatatatatatatatatatatataatatatatatatatatatatatatatatatatatatattatgtatatatgtatatatatatattatatatatatatgtatatatatatatatatattatatataatatatatatatatatatatatatatatattatattttttttttttttttNNNNNNNNNNNNNNNNNNNNNNNNNNNNNNNNNNNNNNNNNNNNNNNNNNNNNNNNNNNNNNNNNNNNNNNNNNNNNNNNNNNNNNNNNNNNNNNNNNNNTATGCCCATATTTGTACAGACGTAATCATGTTGAGGATCGTGAGTCTGGCAGTGACTTGGCCGTGTGTGTGGCACGACCCAACCAATGGACGACCAGCTAGGGCTTTTCCCTACTGAAGGCGGGGACTCTCAGCCCATCTTGCCTCGCGCCGTCGCCAACCCTACCACGCCCAACCAGATACTCGACGCAGTGCTTGAAGGAGCTATCGCATACATGGAGTAATATTCTGTTAACAAAGttccattgataataatgattgtttacTGTCATTTCATATTCGTTGTTGCCATtccttattattcatttcatatactgattttttcaagttttctttgGCAGAACACTTGGATGGTGTGATTCCAAAAACGTGCAGAACGGAGAGTCAAACCTGCCCTTCCAAGTTAACTCTGACGGAAGCAGCTCCGAGAACTTCAGCATCATAAGGCCAACGTAAACTGGACTCTGCTCCCTACGCCGCTCCAAGTCCGTTTCCCTTCAAACGCTGATCAGGtgggagataaaatgaaaagaaaggtgtAGGGAGATATGCATTAACTTTTTTTAACtcattaatttttaaagttttgaaggGAAAATCCCTCATGACATTAATATTCTATTTCTTAAATAAAACTCAATACATAGTGTCTGTTGTGACTTGTATTTTTAGAGTGCTCACTGGTTCGGTTGTCGAGAAAACGCTCGTGCCAACGCCGACTACACGGTAACCTTTGCCGGTGTTGGAGAAGCTCCACCCACAGACTGTTTCTGGTCAAGTTGTAGAGCGTGTGGACAAGCTGTTCGCCGATATCAGATCAACTTGTTAAACCTTGTGCCTCAGAACATCGCCAGCTACACTCCCACGATCGGGTCATGACCTGCTTGAAAGTGCAAGCAACTTGGACGGCCAATGATTGAAGGACGTTCACAGCGCCGGCTTCAGGAAGGCTTTGCGAGAGATCGTGGAGAAAACTATGTCTTCCAACGTGAAGGTGCAGATTAACAATTTCCTCCAGGATATGAAGAATTTTGATCTTCCAAAGTGATGATGAAATTGTGAGTGTacggagagacaaaaaaaagaactagTAATCATGCAATTCAATACTTTGGTCAaccctatccatctattttttttttttttttttttttttttttgtctgtgtgaatgtatataacttatatattgaaagaatacatccatatatataatatattatatatatatatatatatatattatatatatatatatatgtatgtatatatatataagtcgatGTGTCGTGATCAGATTTGCAATCTGACATGCATCACGAGCACTGCAGCCACAGACTAATTAAAAAAAGTGAGGCAAAGCAGCAACAGTACTGCACAGGCGCAAGAAACAACTGAGACAAAACACCTGGCCCCCAGGATACCACGCTCTACACGAAACcactgtaaaaataaaagaaaaaagtacaaaataagTATTTTCACTgtagaaataaaacacaaatagttGCCCAGAAAAAAAATGCCGCGAAGGTTAGGATGCCCCACCCGACCcgccacagacacagacagagagaatggaggCTGGACTGGCGGCCACGTCACTGtcgctcttttttttcattacccaaCATTTGCAACGGACGACGGATATCTTTTGCCTGCGACATGATACGAAAACGTAAATGGAAAtcataatatgtttgtatatatttacactctCCTGGCAAACCACCAGAActcaccctttattttttttcgatattactttatcatttcacTTTCAGTTATTTTCTATAACGGAAGTGCTGTAACAGGAAGTAGAATTAAACGGAATATCTGGTTCAGCATAAAGGCCCAAACAACGTGTTTTACACTGATCATAAATGAAGTGGTTTGAAATGAGCTGATGATCGAGtctctatatattaatgtctaaagtaatatctataaataatgacATGTACACACGTATATTTTCACGTAACTACATTTGTGTTCACTCACACAAACGCGTACAAAGCTTTACATAGTTACCCTcattcacacgcacaaatacacacatacgtgtacaaTACAcgcacaagtatatatacacgtacacacacacacgtacacgcacgcacactcatacatatacacacacatacacgcacacacatatgcacatctacacaacacacagacctACACCTACGCACAAACATAATCACATACACGTTACATGTACTCATAATACGAATACAtaacacgtatacatatgcagatgcgcacatacacgcatgcacacacatccaacacaaacacactacatatattcaatacatatatacacatacacatgcacaagcatGCAGAGATACGACCAGTGATGTGAAATCGTCCTCGGGTTTATATAGTTCCAGCAGTGTCACACGACCTTAAAAATCAAGAACTGTTGTTAAAAGTCCCTACTTCAGCACCACCTGTAAAAACATTTTTACTATGTATTCTCTATTCAAAATGTGTTTATCGGTAAATCTTCAGTCTCAGttgattgcatatatatttcaaaggaaaagaaagatgtatCAGCAATTCATTCAAGTTCTCTGAACATCCGTtcataggatgtgtgtgtgtgtttgtgtgttgtgtatggtgtatgtgtatatatatgtacaaaaaaaatgcgtgtgtgtatatatatgtatatatatatatatatatatagatatatatatatatatatatatatatatatatatatatatatatatatatatgcataaacatatatttacaaataaatgcttatatataatgcatatcaatttgcatgtatgtgtatgttttttatgtaatgaatatgtattttttcaagTCGTCCGAACCATCCCGACCGGTGGCGATGTTTCGGACTGAGCTTTGCGATGGCTcgatcatatatttacattttttcataattttttcataaattatgtAAGTTGTATGTCATGCGCAGAAATGCAGATTATGTGTGTTTGGATTATGAATCAAACTTTTTGTTGCATTACTCTAAACAATGTATTGAATAGGTCAATGCAGTGGCATATTAGTTTACAGTACAAAAATGAAGTAATGATAACCGCTTGCTATCTGAAATGTTGGGAATATCCGtgagtgcgtgcgtatgtgtgtgtatgtgaggaggggAGATGTATGGTAAttaaaagtgagtgagtgtgtgacagAGTTAGAGTGAGGAAAGTAAGGAGCGACAGAggtgggggtgagaaagagaagagaggagggaggagagaaaggagagaggatgaaaggagagagaatgggaaggaggcgagagggagaagagagacaggcgtacacatacaaagagagaagtgggggaaatAAATCATGATACAAGAAATCGTAGCTTTTAATTACTAAGCATGGCCGCTTTGTTAAATCATAATGACTAAGAGCCGTAGTGTCATTTTAAAATGTACTTTAAAAAAGTGTGAGGGAATTTTTTAGACTGACGAATCATCTCATCAGTTGTTCAAAAAATACCATACTTGCAGCAATAAGCTCCGCACGAGAGACACTTAGCATTATTGGGATTTTTTCGTCAATTAACACGAACCCAACATGAAATCTCCCCATATTCACTTCTCAGAGTTTACGATGTGaacctaaaatataaaaagtggattttagaaatacaaatgaaatatccataaaaaagaatattttaattatatatattatatatatatatatatatatatatataatatatatatatatatatatatatataaatatatatataggaatatatatacatagactcaGATACTGAGACATAtttgtgttatgcgtgtgtgtgagtatacgtatatatatatatatatatatatatatataatacatatatatatatatatatatatatatatatatatatatatatattgaatatgaacacacccatatatgtgtgtgtgtgtatgtgtgtgcatgtattcatattcatagaaTTAGAAATAATACAGTCATGAATAAAGAgactgatacacatacacacacacacatcacacatatatataaatactgcatacatacatgtatacatcacACAGACATTGGCATATCTGCATACATGTAATGTTTATGCTGCTTGAGAGTGCGTTCATTCGTATTACGTTCTTCGCGATGTATTCTCAGCTGTAGATATTGAAAAAAGCCtttcattgaatttttttttcataatagatTTTCTTTTCGAAAGATTTTCAGAATGTCATTTCAGAAAATGCATTCTcagcaaatataaaatattattggaggggaggagagttcAAGGGACAGTTCACCGAACCATTCGGTGAGTCTTCTGGCCAGATGagttgatgaatatatatgtgtttatatttttaactattataATCTTAGAAGAGTATTTTGTTGCTATGACCATATTTGTACAGACGTAATCATGTTGAGGATCGTGAGTATGGCAGTGGCTCTGGCCATGTGTGTGGCACGACCCAACCAATGGGTCGACCAGCTAGGGCTATTCCCTGCTGAAGGCGGGGACTCTCAGCCCATCTTGCCTCGCGCCGTCGCCAACCCTACCACGCCCAACCAGATACTCGACGCAGTGCTCGAAGGAGCTATCGCATACATGGAGTAATATTCTGTTATCAAAGTTCcattgattataatgattgttTACTGTCATTTCATATTGGTTGTTACCATTCCTTATCATCCATTTCATTTACTGACTTTCAAGTTTTCTTTGGCAGAACACTAGGATGGTGTGATTCCAAGAACGTGCAGAACGGAGAGTCAAACCTGCCCTTCCAAGTTAACTCTGACGGAAGCAGCTCCGAGAACTTCAGCATCACTAAGGCCAACGTGACTGGACTCTGCTCCCTGCGCCGCTCCAAGTCCGCTTCCTTCAAAGCTGATCAGGTAGGAATCAATGAAAAGAAAGGTGTATGAGATATGCATTAACTTGTTCAACTCATTAACTTTAAAGTTTTGAAGGGAAAATCACTCATgacatttatattctatttcttaaATAAAACTCAATACATAGTGTCTGATTGTgacttatattatgtatttttagagTGTGCTCACCGGTTCGGTTGTCGTAGAAAACGCTCGTGCCAACGCCGACTACACGGTAACCTTTGCTGGTGTTGGAGAAGCTCCAGCACAGACTGTTTCTGGTCAAGTTGTAGAGCGTGTGGACAAGCTGTTCGCCGACATCCAGATCAACTTGTTAAACCTTGTGCCTCAGAACATCGCCAGCTACACCGCAAGATCGGGTCATGACCTGCTTGAAAGTGCAAGCAACTTGGACGGCAATGATATGAAGGACGTTCACAGCGCCGGCTTCAGGAAGGCTTTGCGAGAGATCGTGGAGAAAACCATGTCTTCCAACGTGAAGGTGCAGATTAACAAGTCCATCCAGGATATGAAGAATGCTTGATCTTCCAAAGTGATGATGAAATTGTGAGTGTACggagagacaaataaaagaactagTAATCATGCAATTTCAATACTTTGGTCAACCCTatccatcagtttttttttttttttttttttgtctgtgtgaatgtatatatacttatattgaaatatatacatccatatatatatatatatatatatatatatatatatatatatatatatatgtatatataaataaataaatatatatatatatatatatatatatatacatatatatatatatataagtcgatGTGTCGTGATCAGATTTGCAATCTGACATGCATGCACGAGCAGCTGCAGCCACAGACTAATTAAAAAAGATGAGGCAAAGCAGCAACAGTACTGCACAGGCGCAAGAACCAACTGGAGACAAAACACCTGCACAGGATACCACGCTCTACACCGAAACCACtgtaaaaaatagaagaaagaagtacAAAATAAGTATTTTGACTGTCTAGAAATAAAGCACAAATAgttgcccagaaaaaaaaaatgccgcgaAGGTGAGGATGCACACCTGACCCgccacagacacagagagaatggAGGCTTGGGCTGGCGGCCACGTCActgtcgctcttttttttttttatatcattacccaACTTTGTAACGGACGGCGGATAATATCTTTTGCCTGCGACATGATACGAAAacgtaatgaaaatcataataggttgtatatatgtacatcctcCTGGCAAACCACCAGAACtcaccctttaatttttttccgatatttattctttccctttgagttcattttcaataaacggaAGTGCTGTAACAGGAAGTAGAATTAAACGGAATATGTGGTTCAGCAGTAAAAGCCCAAACAACGTGTTTTACACTGATCATAAATGAAGTGGTTTGAAATGAGAGCTGATGATCGAGTCTCTATATGTTAATGTGCAaagtaatatctataaataatgacATGTTCACACGCATATTTTCACGTAACTACATTCGTCTTCACTCACACAAACGCGTACAAAGCCTTACATAGTTACCCTcattcacacgcacaaatacacacatacgtgtacaaatacacgcacacgtatatatacacgtacacacacacatacacgcacgcacacacatacatatacacacatacacgcacacacacatgcacatttacacatacacacagacctacACCTACATgatcacatacacgtacacgtactcaTAATACGAATACAtaacacgtatacatatgcagatgcacacatacacgcaggcacacacattcgaacacaaacacacatacatatatgtaagttctttgttatttgaatgacagatcagctcgtttcatagtctttcaatatttttctcgatcctatatgcatcatttctatttagcaatattttagggtaagaaatatacataaataaaataacataatatattcaaaataaatggtAAAAGGGTAAATGGTTAAAAGCacgataaatgtgctagacatctaaggtcatgtagcactatagttaatgttacggaagggtggttgagttagtgattagttgtctaagctgggcaaaggaattggtgagtgaaagggttagggtcgggtgtggtaaggagttagattagatgaaggacatgtatgcgtttgaggaaagagaataggttgttgaagcagaaagtgtgggattctgtaaggatgtctgataggttaggaggtcggtgaagggaggataggtgggggaaagcagaggtacgggttgcttcaaaacgtgggcatgacaataggatgtgtgggattgaaaggggaacattacataaggaacataagcgtggatcagattgtgacatcagataggagtgtgttagacgggtgtggccaatgcgtaagcgggcgagagcggtctcccaacgtctgttccgatgaaatggagctgaccaggaggagattgattgttttacagaatgtaattcaTTAGTGCGGacgcttgaccaaaaagattgccatcgattatacaagaaggtcttaaagtgtgggtaataatccgtggctgggatacgtgagaagcgtggttgtatgatgtggacatagcggcgtggcgtgctagtgtatctgcctgttcattgccggggattccaacatggctgggcacccagcaaaatttgattgttttatggcgtgtggacgggtagaacaaccagttctggatcttacaaacaagggggttggtggtgtgtattgactttatgagagttatgagttacgggagtcagtaaaaattgtaaagaggaagaggagagtgagtatatgtgttttagagcaaaaaggagtg is a window of Penaeus monodon isolate SGIC_2016 chromosome 36, NSTDA_Pmon_1, whole genome shotgun sequence DNA encoding:
- the LOC119595684 gene encoding uncharacterized protein LOC119595684; this encodes MLRIVSMAVALAMCVARPNQWVDQLGLFPAEGGDSQPILPRAVANPTTPNQILDAVLEGAIAYMETLGWCDSKNVQNGESNLPFQVNSDGSSSENFSITKANVTGLCSLRRSKSASFKADQSVLTGSVVVENARANADYTVTFAGVGEAPAQTVSGQVVERVDKLFADIQINLLNLVPQNIASYTARSGHDLLESASNLDGNDMKDVHSAGFRKALREIVEKTMSSNVKVQINKSIQDMKNA